The following proteins come from a genomic window of Bacillus thermozeamaize:
- a CDS encoding TIGR02678 family protein: MREERRTCAQALLNRPWISKQQDPELFQLVKAHYDWLRDWFQEYAGFPLLLTRTFVKLEKVPGKAYNWMGFDTFSHPRDYGLFVYTLWYLEGKGEHEQFLLSELAETLRETLLMQQVELDWRIYHHRLSMARALKKLRDLQVLIVLEGEENAWAQSSEQNVLYECSPLARYVVRRFTNDITALERRPEALGQAQYPETEAGRREQLRHRVYRRLLQEPVVLDREWTEEERGYVLTQRRSIMDHLRQIGLEAVRYREGLYVTYPEASGDLTLFPTPQGISDVCLLLAREVQRRLVEPGDPLTVREGGRVPLSWAALEQLLYDLKERFAPFWSKQLREQTSSQLARQVAEHLIEWKLAAPQEGGLWLEPVFGRLCGEYPDEANVSDDKDDREGTG; the protein is encoded by the coding sequence ATTCGGGAAGAACGCCGCACGTGCGCGCAAGCCCTTTTAAACCGGCCGTGGATTTCCAAACAACAGGATCCCGAATTGTTCCAACTGGTGAAAGCCCACTACGATTGGCTGCGCGATTGGTTTCAGGAATATGCGGGTTTTCCCCTTCTGTTGACGCGGACGTTTGTGAAGTTGGAAAAGGTGCCGGGGAAGGCGTACAACTGGATGGGGTTTGACACCTTTTCCCACCCGCGCGACTATGGCTTGTTCGTATATACGTTGTGGTACTTGGAGGGAAAGGGAGAGCACGAGCAGTTTCTGTTGAGTGAACTGGCCGAAACGTTGCGCGAAACCTTGCTGATGCAACAGGTTGAATTGGACTGGCGCATTTACCATCACCGCCTTTCGATGGCGCGGGCGTTGAAAAAACTGCGGGACTTGCAGGTGCTCATCGTCTTGGAAGGGGAGGAGAATGCGTGGGCCCAAAGCAGTGAACAAAACGTATTGTACGAATGTTCACCGCTTGCGCGGTATGTCGTGCGACGGTTTACGAATGACATCACGGCGCTGGAACGCCGGCCGGAAGCGCTGGGACAGGCGCAATATCCTGAAACAGAGGCCGGACGACGGGAACAACTGCGGCATCGCGTGTACCGCCGCCTGTTGCAGGAGCCGGTCGTGCTGGACAGAGAGTGGACTGAGGAAGAACGGGGTTACGTGTTGACACAACGGCGTTCGATCATGGACCATTTGCGCCAGATCGGATTGGAGGCGGTGCGGTACCGGGAAGGTCTGTATGTGACGTATCCAGAGGCGAGCGGTGATCTGACGCTTTTCCCGACGCCGCAAGGCATCTCCGATGTTTGCCTGTTGCTGGCCAGGGAAGTGCAGCGCCGACTTGTCGAGCCGGGCGATCCGCTGACGGTCCGCGAAGGGGGACGGGTGCCGCTCAGCTGGGCTGCGCTGGAACAGTTGCTGTACGATCTCAAAGAGCGCTTTGCTCCCTTTTGGAGCAAACAGCTGCGGGAGCAGACATCGAGCCAACTGGCCCGCCAAGTGGCTGAGCACTTGATCGAGTGGAAGCTGGCTGCCCCGCAGGAAGGTGGACTATGGCTTGAACCGGTGTTCGGACGTCTGTGCGGCGAGTATCCAGACGAAGCGAATGTTTCGGACGACAAGGATGATCGGGAGGGAACAGGATGA
- a CDS encoding TIGR02677 family protein, protein MADLKRPITEASYLTAENVERYRAVMRFFYEQHQRMRYRLTPEEVVEGVKASGYLTDYTLEQCQQDLEQLEAWKNLTAQHDGRRVNTIEEYRRKSFRYQMTKYAVEIERMVSGLENIRGFGGSLEPTRLEKIAALLTELKEAAGTFPQGKALPHWEELLTTFRLMTESAADYIAHLESSRVEELMATESFLIYKDSLTHYLRNFMQGLQRYSLTIEALLKGMDATVVERYIRQVSQEEAAKPQLDEQESAEERLERLRETWESFAGWFLGRGNQESEVRGFERATKNTIAKIVRSALRIQESRRSGVSRQRELEHLGRWFFSLKDIEEAHQLAAYAFGLYKTRHFQGSDPGETESPDASMWDEPPQVRALTSKSRRRLRENATSAVRSRRGEQAQKRLEWLERRREEEQLMKQFLERGEVVMEALPHLSRVVFSQLLVWLGQCLASPSRSILTSEGIRIQLTVPPDNERTVVVTDDGQLEMPNYRLRFSRGIDADEPTADNATEKVVLL, encoded by the coding sequence ATGGCCGATCTGAAGCGTCCAATTACCGAGGCAAGCTATCTCACCGCCGAGAATGTGGAACGATACCGGGCGGTGATGCGCTTTTTTTACGAACAACACCAGCGCATGCGCTACCGGCTCACCCCGGAAGAGGTCGTTGAAGGGGTGAAGGCCAGCGGATACCTCACCGACTACACGCTTGAGCAGTGCCAGCAGGATTTGGAACAGTTGGAGGCGTGGAAAAACCTCACCGCCCAGCATGACGGGAGGCGCGTCAATACCATTGAAGAGTATCGCCGGAAGTCTTTTCGGTATCAGATGACCAAGTATGCGGTGGAAATTGAACGCATGGTGTCAGGCTTGGAGAACATTCGCGGCTTCGGCGGGTCGCTCGAGCCGACGCGACTGGAAAAGATCGCGGCGCTGCTCACCGAACTGAAAGAGGCGGCTGGGACTTTTCCACAGGGCAAGGCGCTGCCCCACTGGGAAGAGCTGTTGACGACATTTCGCCTGATGACGGAAAGTGCCGCTGACTACATCGCTCACTTGGAGAGCAGCCGCGTGGAAGAGTTGATGGCGACGGAATCGTTTCTCATTTACAAAGACTCGCTCACTCACTACTTGCGCAACTTTATGCAAGGACTGCAGCGGTATAGCCTTACCATTGAAGCGCTGCTCAAAGGCATGGATGCCACCGTCGTGGAGCGGTACATCCGGCAGGTCAGCCAGGAAGAGGCGGCCAAGCCCCAACTGGATGAACAAGAGTCGGCAGAGGAACGTCTTGAACGCTTGCGCGAGACGTGGGAATCGTTTGCCGGCTGGTTTTTGGGCAGGGGCAATCAGGAAAGTGAAGTGCGTGGCTTTGAACGGGCGACCAAAAATACGATTGCCAAAATCGTCCGGAGTGCGCTCCGCATCCAGGAGAGCAGGCGCTCCGGTGTCAGCCGCCAGCGGGAATTGGAGCATCTCGGGCGCTGGTTTTTTTCGCTCAAGGATATCGAGGAGGCGCACCAGTTGGCGGCGTATGCCTTCGGCTTGTACAAGACGCGCCACTTTCAAGGGAGCGACCCAGGCGAGACGGAATCACCCGACGCTTCGATGTGGGACGAGCCTCCGCAAGTGCGCGCGTTGACCTCGAAAAGCCGGCGCCGTCTGCGGGAAAATGCGACGTCCGCCGTCAGGAGCAGGCGGGGTGAGCAAGCGCAAAAACGGCTCGAGTGGTTGGAGCGGCGCCGTGAGGAAGAGCAGTTGATGAAGCAGTTTTTGGAACGGGGTGAAGTGGTGATGGAAGCATTGCCGCACCTTTCCCGCGTGGTATTTTCCCAGCTGCTCGTCTGGCTCGGACAATGTCTGGCCAGTCCAAGCCGGAGCATCCTGACCTCTGAAGGGATTCGCATTCAGCTTACCGTTCCGCCAGACAATGAACGGACTGTTGTCGTGACGGATGACGGCCAACTGGAGATGCCCAATTACCGGCTCCGTTTTTCACGTGGAATTGATGCTGACGAGCCAACTGCCGATAACGCAACAGAGAAGGTGGTCCTCCTTTGA
- a CDS encoding aldehyde dehydrogenase has translation METLAAINPATGETLDEIPVTPIQACAGMVQDGRKAFEAWRQEPLSSRIEALRRLRAYIVDHLDELADVIARDTGKPKVEALTADILVVADAIHYVEKHAASILAPKKVKTPLTLIGKRSYISYHPRGVVLVISPWNYPFQLAMVPVISALAAGNSVILKPSEVTPLVGKMIEDLFQKVDFPDKVVQVAHGDGRVGAALVATAPDYIFFTGSVRTGKIIQQEAAKRLIPTTLELGGKDPMIVFADAHLERAAKGAVWGALTNSGQVCMSVERIYVEKPVYERFIHLLRQEVEALSQEMDAETTDLGSMTFPRQLDIVRDQVAEALSGGARLVCGLPPEQWKKGKGLHVQPMILTDLSPEMKIMREETFGPVLCVLPFEREEEVIHLANDSPYGLNASVWSGDLDKARRVADALVSGAVVINDVIVSVSNPHLPFGGVKESGIGRYHAEIGLQTFCHQKSIVLDKGKRRSEVHWFPYRGKWEPFRQLIKNHYGRRKNLAGFVRAYLDLLKLSK, from the coding sequence ATGGAAACCCTCGCGGCGATCAACCCCGCAACAGGCGAGACCCTGGATGAAATTCCCGTGACGCCGATTCAAGCCTGTGCCGGAATGGTGCAAGATGGCCGAAAGGCATTTGAAGCATGGCGCCAAGAACCGCTTTCCTCGCGAATTGAAGCGCTTCGGCGGTTGAGAGCGTATATAGTAGATCACCTGGACGAATTGGCGGATGTGATTGCCCGGGACACCGGCAAACCAAAAGTGGAAGCGCTGACAGCGGACATTCTGGTGGTGGCGGATGCGATTCATTATGTGGAAAAGCATGCCGCATCCATTCTCGCGCCGAAAAAGGTAAAGACCCCTCTGACCTTGATAGGTAAACGGTCCTATATTTCCTATCATCCGCGTGGGGTGGTGCTGGTCATCTCGCCGTGGAACTACCCGTTTCAGCTTGCGATGGTGCCGGTGATCAGCGCCTTGGCGGCCGGCAACAGTGTGATCCTCAAGCCGTCCGAAGTGACGCCGTTGGTGGGAAAAATGATCGAGGATCTGTTTCAAAAGGTGGATTTTCCGGATAAGGTGGTCCAGGTGGCCCACGGCGACGGACGGGTGGGGGCGGCGCTCGTCGCGACTGCGCCGGACTACATCTTTTTCACCGGCTCCGTGCGGACGGGAAAAATCATCCAGCAGGAGGCGGCCAAACGGCTGATTCCCACCACCTTGGAATTGGGCGGCAAGGACCCGATGATTGTGTTTGCCGATGCGCATTTGGAACGGGCCGCCAAGGGGGCGGTCTGGGGCGCCTTGACCAACAGCGGACAGGTGTGCATGTCGGTGGAGCGAATATACGTCGAAAAGCCGGTGTATGAGCGGTTCATTCATCTCTTGCGGCAGGAAGTGGAAGCCTTAAGCCAGGAGATGGACGCTGAGACGACCGATCTGGGTTCGATGACCTTTCCCAGACAGCTGGACATCGTCCGGGACCAGGTGGCGGAGGCGTTGTCCGGCGGCGCCCGGCTGGTCTGCGGACTGCCGCCCGAGCAGTGGAAGAAAGGCAAGGGGCTTCACGTCCAGCCAATGATCTTGACCGATCTTTCGCCTGAGATGAAGATCATGCGGGAGGAAACGTTCGGTCCCGTTCTCTGCGTCCTGCCCTTTGAGCGGGAAGAAGAGGTGATTCACTTGGCCAATGATTCCCCTTATGGACTGAATGCCAGCGTCTGGAGCGGCGACCTGGACAAAGCGCGGCGTGTGGCGGACGCCCTCGTATCCGGGGCCGTCGTCATCAACGATGTGATCGTCTCGGTTTCCAATCCCCATCTGCCCTTCGGAGGGGTCAAGGAAAGCGGAATCGGACGTTACCATGCCGAGATCGGGCTGCAGACGTTTTGCCATCAGAAGTCTATTGTTTTGGACAAGGGGAAAAGGAGATCAGAGGTTCATTGGTTTCCCTATCGCGGAAAGTGGGAGCCATTCCGTCAGTTGATCAAAAACCATTATGGAAGAAGAAAGAACTTGGCAGGGTTTGTCCGGGCATATCTTGATTTGCTCAAGCTGTCGAAATGA
- a CDS encoding DNA-binding protein: MKSSVFVAVTGTKYYFGTEFIRPGQLIRFRKEPDNPHDQEAIKAEMMPVGKIGYVANSPQTVPKGCRSAGRIYDTFDEHVFGVVRFVVKDTVIVELVHHIEAICVVNMGLNDQFTFGSMSQEIS; this comes from the coding sequence ATGAAGTCATCGGTTTTTGTTGCAGTGACAGGGACCAAGTATTATTTTGGAACGGAATTTATCAGGCCTGGCCAGCTCATACGTTTTCGGAAAGAACCTGATAATCCCCATGATCAGGAGGCAATCAAGGCGGAGATGATGCCTGTCGGAAAGATCGGATATGTTGCGAATAGTCCGCAAACCGTTCCTAAAGGATGCCGAAGTGCCGGGCGTATTTACGACACATTCGATGAGCATGTGTTCGGCGTTGTTCGTTTTGTTGTCAAAGATACGGTCATCGTGGAACTGGTTCATCATATCGAAGCGATCTGCGTAGTGAACATGGGTTTGAATGATCAATTCACATTTGGTTCCATGTCGCAAGAGATTTCTTGA
- a CDS encoding Nif3-like dinuclear metal center hexameric protein, with product MYAHAQTVIQLVEKLAPKSLAMEGDEKRIGLQVGTLQKEARRVMVALDVLESVVDEAIAKKVDLIIAHHAVIFRPLRHLRTDLPQGRLLEKCLKHDISIYVAHTNLDLADGGLNDWLASSLELQDTEVLIPLASERLKKIVVFIPEDHVEPVMQAMSEAGAGWIGNYSHCTFQIPGTGTFMPREGTNPFIGQQGTLERVAEVRLETIVPESIQSSVIRAMLDAHPYEEVAYDVYPLEQPGKTRGLGRKGRLAAPMSLRDFARFVKEKWSLPGLRYVGPPDCLIEKVGVIGGDGNSFVSQAAGRGIDVLVTGDIYYHTAHDALAMGLCLVDPGHHVEQVMKGRLAEYLKNQLSGKYPDTEILVSEINTDPFAYL from the coding sequence GTGTATGCACATGCTCAGACAGTGATCCAGCTGGTGGAAAAGCTGGCGCCCAAATCCTTGGCGATGGAAGGGGACGAAAAGCGCATAGGATTGCAGGTCGGGACGCTTCAGAAAGAAGCCAGGCGGGTCATGGTGGCGCTGGATGTGCTGGAATCTGTCGTTGATGAGGCGATTGCGAAGAAGGTGGACCTGATCATCGCTCATCATGCGGTGATCTTCCGGCCGTTGCGCCACCTGAGGACAGACCTGCCGCAAGGGCGGCTGCTTGAAAAGTGCCTCAAACACGACATCAGCATCTACGTAGCGCACACCAATCTGGATCTGGCGGACGGCGGTCTGAACGACTGGCTGGCTTCCTCGTTGGAATTACAGGATACGGAAGTTCTCATCCCCTTGGCAAGTGAACGGCTGAAGAAGATTGTGGTATTCATTCCGGAAGATCATGTCGAGCCGGTCATGCAGGCGATGTCTGAAGCCGGGGCCGGATGGATCGGCAATTACAGCCACTGCACGTTCCAAATCCCGGGTACGGGAACCTTTATGCCGCGTGAAGGGACCAATCCTTTTATCGGACAGCAAGGGACGTTGGAACGGGTCGCTGAGGTGCGCCTCGAGACGATTGTGCCGGAATCGATTCAGTCTTCGGTCATCCGGGCGATGCTTGACGCTCACCCTTATGAGGAAGTGGCCTACGATGTGTATCCGCTGGAACAACCAGGAAAAACGCGGGGACTTGGGCGCAAGGGACGGCTGGCGGCGCCGATGTCCCTGCGGGATTTTGCCCGTTTTGTGAAAGAAAAGTGGTCTCTGCCCGGCCTGCGCTATGTCGGACCGCCTGATTGCCTGATTGAAAAGGTCGGGGTGATTGGGGGAGACGGCAATTCCTTTGTTTCCCAGGCAGCCGGCCGGGGGATTGATGTCCTGGTTACCGGCGACATTTATTATCATACGGCGCATGATGCCCTTGCGATGGGCCTGTGTCTGGTGGATCCGGGGCATCATGTGGAACAGGTCATGAAGGGCCGTCTGGCCGAGTATTTGAAAAATCAGTTGTCCGGGAAATATCCGGATACCGAAATCCTGGTTTCAGAAATCAACACCGATCCGTTTGCTTATCTTTAG
- a CDS encoding RNA polymerase sigma factor RpoD — protein sequence MTLEQAKAQLLETAKKRGMITYQEIMERLSPFDQEPEQIDEFFEQLSEQGIEVLNESDEDLDVPELDPDLDADVDHHEDYMVDDDLLIPPGVKINDPVRMYLKEIGRVPLLSAEEEIELAKRIEQGDQEAKKRLAEANLRLVVSIAKRYVGRGMLFLDLIQEGNMGLLKAVEKFDYRKGYKFSTYATWWIRQAITRAIADQARTIRIPVHMVETINKLIRVSRQLLQELGREPTAEEIAKEMDLTPEKVREIIKIAQEPVSLETPIGEEDDSHLGDFIEDQDALAPSDAAAYELLKEQLKDVLDTLTEREENVLRLRFGLDDGRTRTLEEVGQVFGVTRERIRQIEAKALRKLRHPSRSKRLKDFLE from the coding sequence ATGACCCTTGAACAGGCGAAAGCGCAACTGCTGGAAACCGCCAAGAAGCGCGGGATGATCACCTATCAGGAAATCATGGAGCGCCTGTCCCCCTTTGACCAAGAGCCGGAACAGATTGATGAGTTTTTTGAGCAGCTCAGTGAACAGGGGATTGAGGTGCTCAACGAATCAGACGAAGATTTGGACGTGCCGGAATTGGATCCGGATCTTGACGCGGATGTGGATCATCATGAAGACTACATGGTTGACGATGACTTGCTCATTCCGCCTGGCGTGAAAATCAATGACCCTGTCCGGATGTACTTGAAAGAGATTGGCCGCGTGCCGCTGTTGTCCGCCGAAGAAGAGATCGAACTGGCCAAACGGATTGAGCAAGGCGATCAAGAAGCCAAAAAGCGGCTGGCAGAGGCGAACCTCAGATTGGTTGTCAGCATCGCCAAAAGATATGTGGGTCGCGGGATGTTGTTTCTCGACCTGATTCAAGAAGGAAACATGGGGCTGCTGAAAGCGGTCGAGAAATTTGATTACCGGAAAGGCTACAAATTCAGCACCTACGCAACCTGGTGGATCCGTCAAGCGATTACGCGGGCCATCGCCGATCAGGCACGGACCATCCGCATCCCGGTCCACATGGTGGAGACCATCAACAAGCTGATTCGCGTGTCCCGGCAGCTGTTGCAGGAACTGGGACGTGAACCGACGGCCGAAGAGATCGCCAAGGAAATGGATCTGACCCCGGAAAAGGTGCGGGAAATCATCAAAATTGCTCAGGAACCTGTTTCCCTCGAGACGCCGATTGGCGAAGAGGACGATTCCCACCTTGGCGATTTTATTGAGGATCAGGATGCCTTGGCGCCATCCGATGCTGCCGCTTATGAGCTGCTCAAGGAGCAGCTGAAGGATGTTCTGGATACGTTGACGGAACGAGAAGAAAATGTCTTGCGCTTGCGTTTTGGTCTGGATGACGGCCGGACCAGAACCTTGGAGGAGGTTGGCCAGGTTTTCGGCGTGACGCGTGAGCGGATCCGCCAGATTGAAGCCAAGGCATTGCGCAAGCTGCGTCACCCAAGCCGGAGCAAGCGGTTAAAAGACTTTTTGGAGTAA